A stretch of the Cheilinus undulatus linkage group 11, ASM1832078v1, whole genome shotgun sequence genome encodes the following:
- the stk35 gene encoding serine/threonine-protein kinase 35: MLTFNKEEVMDIRDGKKRRKVSGGGGGGIGVGLRGCRRSVAAKMKREVGKVLRSRTLEDNNHTAPMEAEEEDDDCFSISFVRNERLEPPVVVAPRYSLLREVGRGSYGVVYEAIARKTGARVAVKRLQCDAPENVELALAEFWALTSLENRHQNVVQLEECVLQRKGMAQKMSHGNMRSKQYLRLVETSLKGERILGCPEEPCYLWFVMEFCEGGDLNQYILSRRPDPHTNRSFMRQLTSAVAFLHKNNIVHRDLKPDNILISQASGSPVLKVADFGLSKVCAGMNSKNMEDTPTGGAGGKGSNQNNIVNINKFWLSSACGSDFYMAPEVWEGHYTAKADIFALGIIIWAMLERITFIDAETKRELLGTYIRQGSEIVPVGEALLENPKMVLHIPQKARSSMSEGVKKLLKDMLAVNPQDRPDAFQLEVRMDQVTCAA, translated from the exons ATGCTTACTTTCAACAAAGAAGAAGTTATGGATATTCGCGAcgggaagaagaggagaaaggtAAGCGGCGGCGGAGGTGGAGGTATCGGGGTCGGACTGCGGGGTTGCAGGCGGAGCGTGGCCGCGAAGATGAAGCGGGAGGTGGGGAAAGTGCTTCGCTCTCGCACCCTGGAGGACAACAACCACACTGCGCCCATggaggcggaggaggaggacgacGACTGCTTCTCCATCAGTTTTGTCCGAAATGAGCGCCTGGAGCCCCCCGTGGTGGTCGCCCCTCGGTACAGCCTGCTCCGGGAGGTCGGCAGGGGCAGCTATGGGGTGGTTTATGAAGCTATAGCCCGCAAAACAGGAGCCAGGGTGGCGGTGAAGAGGCTCCAATGCGATGCCCCCGAAAATGTAGAGCTTGCCCTGGCTGAGTTTTGGGCTTTGACGAGCCTGGAGAACCGACACCAGAATGTGGTCCAACTGGAGGAATGCGTCCTGCAGAGGAAAGGGATGGCCCAGAAGATGAGCCATGGGAACATGAGGTCCAAACAGTACCTAAGGCTGGTGGAGACCTCTCTGAAAG GGGAACGCATCCTTGGCTGCCCCGAGGAGCCGTGCTATCTCTGGTTCGTCATGGAGTTCTGCGAGGGTGGAGACCTCAACCAGTACATCTTGTCCCGCCGCCCCGACCCCCACACCAACCGGAGCTTCATGCGCCAGCTGACGAGCGCCGTAGCCTTCctccacaaaaacaacattgtCCACCGTGATCTGAAACCTGATAACATCCTCATCTCCCAGGCCTCCGGCTCACCCGTTCTCAAAGTGGCTGACTTCGGCCTCAGTAAAGTTTGTGCTGGCATGAACTCCAAGAACATGGAAGATACTCCTACAGGAGGAGCGGGCGGTAAAGGCAGCAACCAGAACAATATCGTCAACATAAATAAGTTCTGGCTGTCATCGGCTTGTGGCTCGGACTTCTATATGGCCCCAGAGGTGTGGGAGGGGCACTACACAGCCAAGGCCGACATCTTCGCCCTGGGCATCATCATCTGGGCGATGCTGGAGCGCATCACTTTCATCGATGCGGAGACCAAGCGTGAACTGCTGGGTACCTACATCCGGCAGGGCTCAGAGATTGTACCTGTCGGCGAGGCTCTGCTGGAGAACCCAAAGATGGTTCTGCACATCCCGCAGAAGGCCAGAAGCTCCATGTCCGAGGGCGTGAAGAAACTCCTCAAGGACATGCTCGCAGTCAACCCTCAGGATCGGCCAGACGCCTTCCAGCTGGAGGTGCGGATGGACCAAGTCACGTGTGCAGCGTGA